Within the Candidatus Nitrospira nitrificans genome, the region GGAGGGGAACCGACCAGCGAGGAACATCGTCGACGAAGTATTCGAACCGGTGTCGCGGGCTTGGCGCGGCATCGGCGACATTCCGGCAAGCGGTCTTCGGCTGAGAGCCGCGTACAGCGCCTACGACGCAGAGGTGAAGTTTCGCCGGGAACTTGCGCAACTCGTCGAAGGAAAGGAGGATCCAGAATGCCGGAGCGGGCTCGTTCTCCAGGGTCTGCTCAAGCCGATGGACTGTCCGGCCTTCGGGACTCGTTGCACGCCGGAACAGCCCTTAGGCGCGCCGATGGTGTCGAGCGAAGGGGCCTGCGCCGCTTACTATAGATACCGGGGGCAAGTGAAGCGTGAAGCCCGCTTCACCGACTCAGCGAGGCGAGCGTGAAGCGTATAGGCCGACAGTTTCAGGTTTCATGTTTGATTTTGTAACTTTTGGTTTCTGCGAACTTGAAACGTGAAGCTAGCAACTCAGGATCAAGATACGAAACAGGACGATGACCGATAACAAATCTTATGAGCCGGCTTGTCCGTTGCCGATCTCGGCAAAGAACACGGTGCAGCTCGCGCACGGCGGGGGCGGGCGGCTCATGCAGGAGTTGGTTCAAAACGTATTCGTGCAGGCATTTGGCAATCCGCTGCCGGACTCCTTGCATGACGGCGCAACATGGCCTGTGGAGAAAGGCACGCTCGCCTTCACTACAGATTCCTACGTGGTGCGTCCGCTGTTTTTTCCCGGCGGCGATATCGGAAGTCTGGCGGTGAACGGCACGATCAACGATCTGGCGATGTGCGGCGCGAAGCCCCTTTATCTGAGTGCGGCGTTCATTCTGGAAGAAGGACTGAGTTTGGACGTGCTCCAGCGAGTCGTGCGCTCGATGGCCGAGGCAGCGCGGGCAGCTGGTGTACCGATTGTGACCGGCGATACGAAGGTTGTGGATCGAGGTAAGGGCGATGGGATCTTCATCAACACGGCTGGGGTTGGTCTGGTGCCGGCCGGAGTCCGCGTGCTGCCGACGTTGATCCAACCGGGCGACGCCGTTCTCGTGAGCGGTGATCTTGGGTCCCACGGCGTGGCGGTACTGAGCGTGCGGGAAGGACTGACATTCACGAGCAATATCGAAAGTGATTCGGCGCCGTTGCATCATATTGTTGCTGACCTACTCGAGAGCGGCATCGACATCCATTGTCTGCGCGATCTTACCCGTGGCGGGCTGGCCAGCGTATTGAACGAACTGGCCCTTGCAGCGAAGGCGGGCATGATTGTGGAGGAGATAGCCATTCCGGTGAACGAGCCGGTGCGTGGAGCCTGTGAGCTGCTAGGCCTCGATCCGCTCTATGTGGCGAATGAGGGGCGCTTCGTCGCGATGGTCCCGGCGCCGCAGGCCGAAGCCGCGCTGGCGGTGATGCACCGGCACAAGACAGCCAGCTTGGCGGCTCAGATCGGGACGGTGGCAGACCGCGATCCTCCGATGGTCGTTCTACGGACTGTTGTCGGCACGCATCGTGTCCTCGATCTGCTGTCGGGCGAGCAACTGCCTCGCATTTGTTGAGCCAAGCAGGAGGACAGCAAGCCGATCATCAGGCCCCACCAACTCTCAGCTGTCTTCAAGAGTTATTGCCCCGCTTGATGCAATCTCATCTCTGAGTATGACGGCCCCACTGCGGCTGTGGCGTTTCGCGACAGTGATCGGTTGACCTTCCGTGGAGTTTTTCCCGACGCTACACCGGTATTGCATTGTAGACGATGCGAAGTCTTGTGCTTTCAACACTTTCAGCTTGGTCGGAGAGGCATGTAGGGTTTCATCCAATGGCACAATGATTGCGCATTGATCCTTCAAGGGTGTTCTGTTCAAGGAGGGTTATGTCATCACGATCCATGGTCTTGTCGGTCTTGTTTACGCTGTTCTGCTTGGGTGGTGCTCATGCTGCATCGGAGGAGAGCAGCAGTCAAAAGGCGTTACGTGAACACTACGATCTTCAAGAGGGCAAGCGTCTCTACGAGCAATATTGCCGGTTTTGCCATGGAGAACAGGGGAAAGGCAAGGCCTTTGATGTGACTCCCCCGCCGGCCGATCTCACGAGTCCCGCCGTTCAGCAGAAGTCAGATTTCGACCTCACACAGATCATTCACGGAGGTGAGCAGGGCACCGCGATGGGAGCCTGGAAATGGACCCTGTCTGACAGGGACAAGCAGAATGTCCTCCGGTACATCCGATCGTTGGCTCAATGATGATCAGCTGAGATGTGAGTGCCATGGCAATGTGAATGTCGTGGCGCACGGAATGGAGAGAGGGGGATGACAAGATTCGTGTTGCGAACATGGGCCTCCCATGCCCGGTTGTCGGGAGCATTCCGTGTAGTACAATCATCGCAGGTGCGCAGCTCACGATGTGTGTCATAACAAGGTCCCGTTGGCTCAGGTAACAAGAGATAAAGGTCTGATACGGATGATCGATACCTCCGGCCGTAGATGTGAACAACGAACGAGTCATGGCGATCAGGCGATTGCATTGATAGTCCGAGGCCTGCTGCTCTGCATAGTCATGGCGGGGATCTCCGGCTGTATCGCGCCTGAAGCGATAGATCTGGGCTCCTATGATCCAGCCCATGATCAGAAAGCCATTGCCCGGTACTATTCGAATCAAGCCATGGCCATGCGCGAAAAATCCAATGCGCAAGCGACCGCTGCGGCGCGTTATGAAGCACTCTTTGGGGCTGAGGCCGACTTGGTCTCCGGCGCGAAGTCATTGGCACACTACTATGAGCAGACCGCCCTGGAGCTGGAACGAGTCGCTCAAGCGCATGCGGCCGTTGCGCGCAGCACGCGAACGCCCGCGGCTGTCCCGTAGGCCGTCAAGTTCGACGGAACGCACAACGCAAGAAGGGGAGGGATATATGAACGCGTCTTTCACCGCTCGGCTGCTTCTTCTCCTGATCCCGCTGCTGATGACCCTTCAGAGTTGCAGCAATATTGTGAATCCAGGAAGTCGAGGGCTGCGGTGGTATCCCCTTTCCAGCGGATTAGCGAAAGAACCGCTCAAGGAAGGATTTTACTGGCGAGCGCCTTGGAACGATGTCTTCGTCTATGACACGAGATGGAAAAGCTTTAGAGAAAAGGTGGATGCGCTGACCGCGGACGATCTGCCTGTTACCGTCTATGCCACGATCACGATGCGCCCCATGCCTGATGAAATCTATTTTCTGGCTCAGGAAGTGGGGCCTGAATGGTACAAGCAGCTGGTTCATCCGCAACTGTTGTCGGCGGTGCGCGGTGTGGTCGCGAACTACTCCATGGTCACCCTCCCGGAGCGCAGCAGTGAAATCGGGAACAAGATCGAAGCGGTGGTGGTTGAAGCATTGAAGGGGCGCCATCTGGACGTGTACAACGTGGCCCTTTCGGAAATGGAATTCTCCCAGATGGTCTTGCGGGCCATCGAACAGAAGCAGGCGAAGGAGCAGGAGAAAGAGCAGAAGAACTTCGAAGTGGTCATTGCGGAGCGCAACGCCGAGATCGCTCGGATTCAAGCCAAAGGAGAGGGCGATTCGTTGAAAATTCGCGCGGAAGGCGAATCCGACAGCATGAGGATCCGCGCCGTGGGGCAGGCGCAGGCGCAGGAGATCATCACCAAGACGCTGACGCCGACCTATTTGCAGTTCAAGCTTTATGAAAACTCCAATGCCAAGACCATCATCGTACCGGAAAGGCTCAATGTTCCGCTGATTCTGAGTCCGGGCGCCGATCACCCGAAATAGGAGTCGTCATGAGACTGGCGCAGTATTTCGAGCATGCCTATGATCCGAAGACGCTTACGGTGCGACAAATCATGGAGGGGTCGGTCTTCACGGTGAGCCCTGAAACCAGAGGGATCAGGATCGCGGAGATCATGACCGAGCGGAATTTTGGGGCGGTGCCCATCGTGGAGCGTGATTCAACGCTTGTCGGCCTCGTGTCAGAATTTGATCTGTTACGGGCCATCGACGAGGGGAAAGATCTTCGCCACATCATGGCGGAAGACATGATGACGAGAAATGTGGTGACGGTGACCGAAGACATGCTGGTGCAGGACTTCATCAAACTCATTCAAGAGAAACATCTCATCCGAACTCCGGTGGTGAAAGGAAACACGTTGGTCGGGATCGCCACGAGACGGGATGCGGTGTTCGCCTATGTGAAGGCCACGGCTTCATATTGGAGGCCAAGGAAGGGCGGAGATCTATAATTCTGGAGCGTGCCACGTCGCTCGGCTTGTAGAGTCTCGGAGCGTTGCAGGACTTATCGCAAATGTAAGAGGACCGATCAAGACGACTGCAACGTGTGTCATGGATCCCTTCCGCACCTCCGACAGTCCGCAACCCTCTCTGCTATCTTCGCCGATCGAACCCACACGTTATGTTCAGGTCCACACGATGCAAAGTGACCATGCCGTTCTCGATCGCGACCTGTTGCGCTTTGCCCCAACCGATTTAATGCATAGATTGCATTGCATGCTTTGGCTGTTCTTTCCTTTCCAAGTGTGAGCCGCTCGTCATATCCGTAAAAATAACCGTGCGCCGAATTTGACCTTGCGGGGTCTCTCTAGGTGGACTAGAATCAACTTCTCTCGCCATGACACCCAAAGCCGCCAAAAAAGAGCGTTGGGTGAGGGCACGACCGCTTTCGCCGGTATCCCACGCCGAAGATCGGCAAGGGAAGGCGGTCGAATCGGCAAAAGACGATTTCTTCGCCGAAGCCTTCCGCCTAAGTCCTCACCCGATCGGTATCACGGAACTTGAGACCGGGGTTTGTCTGGAAATCAATGACGCCGGTCTGGAGACGTTCGGCTTTCACCGGGACGAAGTCATCGGAAAGACGACGTTGATGTTAGGGATCTGGCCTGATCCTCGTGAGCGGGTCCGGCTCATCGATCGATTGAAATCTGAAAAGTCGGCCATAACTCTTGAAGTGTCGCTGCGGATGAAGAGCGGTGAATCGCGACAATTTCTCATTTCCACAGACTTGATCACGCTCGGGGGAACGCCTTGTCTCCTGACGATAGGCAATGACATTACCGAGCGCAAGAGGGCGGAGGAGGCGCTGCATCAGACCCATGAAGAGTTGGAACAACGCGTCCAGGAAAGAACCGTCGACCTCGAGCGAGCCAATGCGGCGATGCGGGATAGTGAGCAGCGGTTCCGTTTGTTCATCGAGCATGTGCCGGCTGCCATTGCGATGTTTGACCGCAACATGCGGTATTTGGCGGCTAGTCGCCGTTGGATGGAAGACTATCGGCTCACCGGAGCTATCCTCGGCCAATCGCATTATGACCTGCTTCCCGTGATTGCACCACGATGGAAGGAGATCCATCGCCGCGGACTGGCGGGAGAAATTCTGAGCGCAGATGAAGACCGGTTCGTTCGAGATGATGGCTCCCCGCAGTGGATCACCTGGGATGTTCGCCCCTGGTATAGCGGCGATGAGGTCGGCGGCATCGTGATTGCCACGGAAGATGTGACGGCTCGCGTGGAAGCACAGAACGCCTTGCATGAAAGGAAGGAACGGTCCGACCAGGTCATTCAGTTGGCCAACTTCGGCATTTTCGATCATGACCACCGCACCGGAAAAATGTACTGGTCTCCCGCGATGAGAGAAATCTACGGAGTGGGGCCGGATGATCAAACGTCTTTCGAGGGGTATATCCAATTACTGCATCCGGAAGACCGCGAAGCAGTGGTGCTGGCCGTCAAGCAGGCTCAAGATCCTACCGGTGACGATCTCTTTTCGGTAGAACACCGTGTGGTGCACCGTGACGGGAGTGTCCGGTGGGTGAGTTTTCGGTCATGGACGTTATTCGACAATGAAGGGCCGGAGCGTCGCCCTACGCGCACCTTGGGGGCGATGATCGATATCACAAAACGGAAACAGGCGGAGGAGGCGCTTCATCGCAACCAGCTGGAATTGCATCTGCAGCAAGTGCAATTGGAAGAACTGACGTCTAAGCTGCTGGCGGCGCAGGAGCATGAGCGGAAGCGAATTGCCCGTGATCTGCACGACGATGTGAGCCAGCGATTGGCCGCCTTGGTCTTGGAAGTCGCATCCTTGGAACAGCATCCTTCTACTGTATCCGGTGGGCTTGCTCGATCGCTGGCGCCACTTCGTGAACAATTGGAGCAGCTGTCTGACGATGTGCACACGCTCGCGTACCGGCTTCATCCCTCGCTGTTGGAGCACGCAGGATTGCGCCCGGCGGTCGAGGACCATGTTCAGCAGGTTTCTCGGCGCACGGGCCTGCCCATTCATCTGAAGATTCTTGATGTTCCGAACGCGGTGCCGCTTGATCAGGCGACCTGTCTCTTCCGCGTCATGCAGGAAAGCGTCCAAAATGTGGTGAAACATGCGCAGGCCACGGTCGTGACGGTCCAGCTCCGTGGGTCATCAAAGGGAGTCGCTCTGTCCGTCGTCGATAATGGGAAGGGATTTGACCCACAGGACCTGCGCACCCATCAACAGGGGTTGGGATTGAGCAGCATGGAAGAACGGCTGCGACAACTACACGGGTTCTTTCGAATTCAATCTCGCCCATCCCACGGCACCAAGGTCTGTGCGTGGGTGCCTTGCGAGGTGAAGGTCGCATGAATCGCCCCCGGATCCTAATGGCCGATGATCATGCCATCGTCCTAGCCGGACTTCGTAAGCTCGTGGAAGCCGAGGGTGAAGTGGTCGGCATGGTGGAGGACGGGCGAGCATTGGTGGAAGCGGCGCAGCAGCTTCGTCCCGACATCGTATTGTTGGATATCTCGATGCCGTTGCTCAACGGACTCGATGCGGCGCGCCAGATAAGTAAGCTGGTGCCGGAAAGCAAGCTGATCTTCCTGACCATGCATGCCACCCCCACCTATGCGACCGAAGCATTTAAGGCCGGGGCCTCGGGCTATCTGATAAAGCGGTCCGCCGCCGTGGAGCTCAAGCAAGCCATTCAGGCGGTGATGAGAGGACAACACTATATGACCCCGCTTATCACGAAAGATGTCTTGGCAGCGACACTCCAATCCTCCGGTGGTCAGCCCAGTAAGCCCTTGGTGACTTCCCTGACACAGCGGCAACGGGAGGTGTTACAGCTCGTGGCCGAGGGAAAAGGTACCAAGGCCATCGCCTCGATCCTGAACATTTCTGTAAAAACCGTGGAGTTTCACAAGTTTCGCATTATGAGTGAACTCGATCTCCACTCGACTGCCGAGCTCGTCAAATATGCGATCGCCGAGGGCCTGGTAAGTGTATCCTCGTAGTTGCGCCCGCTGGTACAGTCTACTACCCAATGTAGGACATGATATTGCTCACTACATCATGATGATTTCATATACCGGTGTTACCATTCCGCACTAGTAATTTCCCCATACCATTCTAGTGGGCTTCCTAGTTCACAAGGTCCGTCCCATATCCTTACTATTAGTGAACGAAAGGATGTTTCGTTTTTGTACTCTTTGTACATTGGCGCTTGCAATACCTGTTCTTTGAGCAGCGAGGGTCCTTCGTAATAAGAGGTCGTTGTAAGTTTTAACCATTGTGCAGGGTGAAAATGTATGCAAGTTTCAGCGATCATCGACCGTGTTTATCATGCCTTAGAGCAGTTTGGCACTACTTGCTCCATGGAAGAGGTGGTCGGGCTTTGTCCAGACCTGACGTGGAACCAAGTGTATCTGGCCATTGACTATTTGAACAAGACCGGAAAGGTCTCCGTGACCCTCGATCCAGACAGGACGTACACAGTCCGGGTGTATCCATCAGCCGCCGAGACAACATTCTCCCCCAAGCAAGATCACGCCCATAGCGCTGCCTAGAACCTCGCTCAAAATTAAAAAATGCCTCATGGATTGAGCAGCCCTTCCGCGGTGGTCTGAGCCCTCTCTCTGCACTTCTAACGATTCTGCAAGTTTTCAATGCCGGAATTCACCCGCATGAGGTTGCTGCCTCTTTGTAGAATAGTTTCAAAGACAAGATGCGTTCTCAATAAATCTCTAGAAGAGGGAAGGTTCTACTTGACAGTCGATGTGTTCAGGAATAAATTTACGCCCCAGAAAAATCCCAAAGGGCCATGGGGCCAAGTTGTTGGCTGACTCGTGTCGGTGTCATGCTTGTCAGCTTTATCCGGGGAGAAAGGATTTCTGCCGGCCTCAATTCCTTGGGAGGTGTGCTGTGGGATATCACTTCGTAGCGTGACGGGTCCGGACGAAAGGAGTAACCATGGATAGTACCTTCTTAATGTTTGCAATTGTGATGCTCGTGATCTTCATCGGCGGCATTATCGTGTACAAGAAGAGCGAGTAAACCGCCCTCTACACTATATCGTCGTTTCGTGAAGGGCTTAGTGCTTTGTGGCCTATTCTAGTGGCTGTGATGGATGCTGAGCTCAAGCTTAGGAGTTTGTCTTTTTTAGCCGTCCCTCCTGGCACTGTTCCCTCGTGCTTTTGAGTATTTATTCCGCCGGGGTATTACAACTGCAAGACGGTTAAAGGTGGCGCCAAGCCGAATCGCAGGCTACAAGCGACGCTGAGCCGAATATAATCGCTATTCTCGGACGGCCTTGGCTCGTTTTTGGAGATAGGCATTGCGGACCGCGGCATAAAGGTCGAGCGTCGATTCTTCAACCCCCTGGAACTTTTCTAAATTCAGGGAGCGTTCATTGACGACTTCAGTCGCGCGCGCACCAATCGATATGCCATACGTGGCCGCCCGCTCATCGATGGACACCACTGTCGGAATGGAATCGATGTTATGCATGGTCGGCAGGATGAGCCAGTAAATCGGATTGAGGGCGATGTCTCCGGCATAGCCGAGAAGATCTCGAGCCGTATACGGTCCTAGAATCGGTATCATGAGATAGGGGCCGGGTGGCACTCCATAAAACCCAAGCGTTTGTCCCGTATCCTCTTCCGGTGTCGTCAGCTTGAAGTAGTGTTGGGCTACATCGAAAAATCCGCCGATCCCGACCGTTGTATTGATGAGAAACCGCCCGACTTCGATCCCGGCTCCTTTGAATTTTCCTTGAAACATATTGTTCAGGAATCGCGGGGTCGCACGACTATTGTAGAAGATATTGCCGATGCCGACCTGGACGATATTAGGAACGACGAAGTTGTAGCCCTTCGCGACCGGCTTCAGCACCCAGCGATCGAGCTGCCAGTTGAATTCAAACACCTTACTGTTCAGCGGTTCCCACGGGTCGTACTCGTCGCCTGCCTCATCGCCCGGTTTAGAAAACGGATCGAGTGGCTCTTCGGAAGACGCGTCGTGGCCCGGCGCTTCTGACGGAACGGTCTTGGGATCGGCATCAGCGACAAGAATGAGCTGAGCATTCTGTCCGATGGTTGGGCTGAGTGAGCTTGTCGAACCCTTTTGAGTAACGCAACCCGAGAGCGCGATCAATAAGACAGTAAGAATGATTCCAAATTGACTTCGCCTGAAGCAGACCGGCCTACGCATAGCTGTTGTCTTCATGCTTTGAATAACCTTCTTGAGAGTAATAAAACGGGCATTGAGCACACGGTGCCGCACTCTATCAAAAAAGTCGATTCACCCGCCAATCAAATATTTCGGAATTGTTCTTGTGGACGGAGACCATGGGCTACGCCCGCCGAGCATCCGTAGAAGACGGCTCTCCGTCATCCAAGAAAGCGCTCCAGTTCATGACCAAACAATTCACGGCCGAGCCTGATGCCAAGCCGCTCCTGATTCTGCTGGTCCATATGATGCCGTCTTCGCGCTATGCGATGGCGAAGGAGGCGGGGGAACAATGGCTCGCGCAGGAGGCGGCCAAGCTTGAAAAAGTCGGGTATCGCGTCAGACAGTTTCCTGTGTGGGGCCGGCCGCTGAGGAGATTATGAAAGTGGTGAGTCGTGAACAGCCGAATCTGATGGTCATCGCTCACACGGAAACAGAACCATCGCTCGCCTCTGAGAGAGACGAGCGATGGCATTCATCGGAAGGGGTTCGACGAAACGAAAGGGCCCTTGCCCTGAGAAATGTCTCTCTCCAGCAAACCTAATCATCTAACGTGCAAGAGTACTTCTCAGAAAGATGAGGCCTTCCTCCAGGAGGAATCCCAATGCTGGGCCGGCGAACTATGCGCCTTTCTTGTACACCACAAGACCACCAACGAGAAGCGCAGCCATCACCCCCACGAACATCCACAACATATCCATAACCGCTCCTTTCGGTTGAGAAAGATTACAAAACCCTTGCATTTGCAAGGAGCAACTCTTGTGCTTGGATGGATCGAGGACAGCAGTCCATAAACTCCTGAAAAGAGGTGTCTACAACGCGCTATATGCCAAACCTATTCAGCGAGCTGGGGAAAATGTCATCAAGGCTGTCCAGTCAACTGGACAGATCAACGAGATGGAACAACAATCGAATGTCTGCAATGGCTTGGCTGAAGGGGCTAAAAAGCGATCAGGCGGCCACGTCCATGGGGCGCCGACAAGTCTTGGTCGGGGCCGATCGGGACAATGCGGGTCGGGTTGATGTCGTCATGCGTGATGTAGTAGTGGCGTTTGATGTGGTCGACATTGACGGTTTCGGCGATGCCATCGGTTTGGTAGAGATCTTTCAGATACCCGAACAGGTTCGGGTAGTCGACGATTCGCCGAAGATTGCATTTGAAATGGCCGTGATACACGGCATCGAACCGAACCAATGTGACAAAAAGCCGCCAGTCGGTTTCCACGAACTCCGGTCCGAATAAGTAACGGTGGGTTGCCAAGCGCGCATCGAGTTGATCCAGCGCGGTAAATAATCGCCGTGCCGCTCGTTCATAGCTGTGTTGGGATGTGGCAAACCCCGCGCGATAGACTCCATCGTTCACATTCTCGTAGATGAACGTGTTGAGCTCATCGATTTCTTGCCGGAGGCCATCCGGATACAAATCAATCGGGCTTTCGGTGAATCGATTGAACTCACCGTTGAAAATTCTCATCAGATCGTCATCGGAGTTGGTGACGATACGTCTGGTGACGGAGTCCCACAGCACAGGCACTGTAATACGTCCGATATAGTTCGGGTCCGTCGCTTTGTAAGCGTCTCGGAGAAACTGAAATCCATTGATGGAATCTAGGGAATGCCCTGCCCCTTCTCGAAATGCCCATCCTCGCTCGTCACGAATGGGATCCACGACGGTCATGCCGATCACAGGCTCCAGCTTCTTGAGCTTACGCACAATGATCGTGCGGTGGGCCCAGGGGCAGGCCCATGACACGTAGAGATGGTAGCGTCCGGCCGCGGCGGGATAGCCCGAACTACCGTCGGCTGTCACCCACCTTCGGAACACGTCCGGCTGGCGCACGAACTCACCGGCCGGCGATTGTTCGTTTGGAAATTGGGCTCGAACTTCCATACAGCGGCACTCCCTTATACACCAGTATCTCATATCCGCAACCACTGTGCAGGGGAGAGTCGCTCTGCATGGCTGTCGCATTTCGCGACAGCCTCAAGCGATCACAGTAGCAAAAGGCCACGAATATACGGCGATGCATGGGAAATACAGCATATTCGGGAGGCATGCGCCGTGCGAGAAACTTACAGTCGGGGACAGGTGGATGACATCCGATGGCGAAGAGCGGATCAAGGAGATGAGATTTGTGGCTCATACCTGCCTGAATCAGCGCATGCTCAAATGCCGTGCTCGAGTCATGCATGGCCTGGCGGTTTGCGTGATTCTAGCGGCGGGCATCGCGTGCGAAAATAAACCGTCAGAGACCTCCACCGTCAAACCCGACTTGCCTTCCGCCCGAACGGGGTTGTTGCGCCTGACGCCGCAAGAGTTGTCTCGAATGCGGCTGGAACTGATATCCGTAGCGCAGGGGCAGCTTCTTTCACATCGTGAGTTTCCCGCGACTGTCCAGGCGAACCAAAATGAATCGGCTGAGGTCACTACTCTGATCCGTGGCCGGGTTGTGAAAGTCCACGTCGATGTCGGGCAGGACGTGAAAAAGGGCGCTCTCTTGGCGATGCTCCACAGTGTGGACCTGGGCGTCTCGGAAGGAGACTATCTCAAGGCCGGGGCAAGGCTCCATGAAGCGGAGCGAGCGCATCTCCGCGCCCAGGATCTGTACGAAAACAAGGCCGTCAGTCTCGCTGAATTGCAACGACGCGAGGCCGCCATGAAGACGGCGCGCGCCGAACTGCGGGAAGCAAAGAACCGACTCGAACTGCTCGGTGTGCCGCCGGAGGAGATCGAGAGGCTTGAACGGGAATTGACCATCAAGGCCGACATGCCTCTACGCGCGCCGTTCGATGGGCGAGTGATCACGCGCAACATCACACGGGGAGAAGTCGTCGAAACAGAACAGACGCTCTTTACCGTGGCCGATCTCACGGATGTGTGGGTGATCGGCAATGTGCCGGAGAAAGACGTGCGGTTCATCCTCAAGGACCAGAAGGTCACCGTGGTCGTGGCGGCCTATCCCCATGCGATCTTCAGCGGGGCCATCACCTATGTCGGAGACGTGCTTGATCCCGCAACCCGCGCCATGAGCCTCCGGGTCACCGTGCCGAACCCGGATCGTCTCTTGAAACCAGAAATGTTCGCCATCATCAGCGTGTCGGCAACCTCAAGCCCTGACGTGCTGAGCGTTCCGCTCGCGGCTGTCCAGGATGGGCCCGCCGGCCCGATGGTGTTCGTTCAACGGGAGCCCGGTGTGTTCGAGCCGCGGCCGATCAAGTTGGGGAACGAAGAGGGAGACGTGATCAGAGTCTTGGAGGGGGTGAAGGCCGGCGAGCAGGTTGTGACGAAAGGCTCCTTTGCCCTCAAGTCAGAAATGGAACGGCACAAGATCGAGCCCTCGTTATGATCGTCTCGCTTCTGGAATTCTCGCTGCGTCAGCGAATACTGGTCCTGGGTCTGGCCTGTCTGCTGTCCGTCGTCGGCGTGATTGCCTTTGAGTCGATTCCGATCGATGCCTACCCCGACGTGACGAACATCCAAGTACAGATACTGAGCGAAGCGGCGGGGCTGTCGCCGGTCGAAGTCGAGCGGTTCATCACCTATCCGCTCGAACTTCAGATGACAGGGTTGCCCGGATTGGCGGAAATCCGGTCTCTTTCAAAATTTGCGCTCTCCCAAATCACAG harbors:
- the hypE gene encoding hydrogenase expression/formation protein HypE, producing MTDNKSYEPACPLPISAKNTVQLAHGGGGRLMQELVQNVFVQAFGNPLPDSLHDGATWPVEKGTLAFTTDSYVVRPLFFPGGDIGSLAVNGTINDLAMCGAKPLYLSAAFILEEGLSLDVLQRVVRSMAEAARAAGVPIVTGDTKVVDRGKGDGIFINTAGVGLVPAGVRVLPTLIQPGDAVLVSGDLGSHGVAVLSVREGLTFTSNIESDSAPLHHIVADLLESGIDIHCLRDLTRGGLASVLNELALAAKAGMIVEEIAIPVNEPVRGACELLGLDPLYVANEGRFVAMVPAPQAEAALAVMHRHKTASLAAQIGTVADRDPPMVVLRTVVGTHRVLDLLSGEQLPRIC
- a CDS encoding c-type cytochrome — translated: MSSRSMVLSVLFTLFCLGGAHAASEESSSQKALREHYDLQEGKRLYEQYCRFCHGEQGKGKAFDVTPPPADLTSPAVQQKSDFDLTQIIHGGEQGTAMGAWKWTLSDRDKQNVLRYIRSLAQ
- a CDS encoding prohibitin family protein, which encodes MNASFTARLLLLLIPLLMTLQSCSNIVNPGSRGLRWYPLSSGLAKEPLKEGFYWRAPWNDVFVYDTRWKSFREKVDALTADDLPVTVYATITMRPMPDEIYFLAQEVGPEWYKQLVHPQLLSAVRGVVANYSMVTLPERSSEIGNKIEAVVVEALKGRHLDVYNVALSEMEFSQMVLRAIEQKQAKEQEKEQKNFEVVIAERNAEIARIQAKGEGDSLKIRAEGESDSMRIRAVGQAQAQEIITKTLTPTYLQFKLYENSNAKTIIVPERLNVPLILSPGADHPK
- a CDS encoding CBS domain-containing protein; amino-acid sequence: MRLAQYFEHAYDPKTLTVRQIMEGSVFTVSPETRGIRIAEIMTERNFGAVPIVERDSTLVGLVSEFDLLRAIDEGKDLRHIMAEDMMTRNVVTVTEDMLVQDFIKLIQEKHLIRTPVVKGNTLVGIATRRDAVFAYVKATASYWRPRKGGDL
- a CDS encoding PAS domain-containing sensor histidine kinase — protein: MTPKAAKKERWVRARPLSPVSHAEDRQGKAVESAKDDFFAEAFRLSPHPIGITELETGVCLEINDAGLETFGFHRDEVIGKTTLMLGIWPDPRERVRLIDRLKSEKSAITLEVSLRMKSGESRQFLISTDLITLGGTPCLLTIGNDITERKRAEEALHQTHEELEQRVQERTVDLERANAAMRDSEQRFRLFIEHVPAAIAMFDRNMRYLAASRRWMEDYRLTGAILGQSHYDLLPVIAPRWKEIHRRGLAGEILSADEDRFVRDDGSPQWITWDVRPWYSGDEVGGIVIATEDVTARVEAQNALHERKERSDQVIQLANFGIFDHDHRTGKMYWSPAMREIYGVGPDDQTSFEGYIQLLHPEDREAVVLAVKQAQDPTGDDLFSVEHRVVHRDGSVRWVSFRSWTLFDNEGPERRPTRTLGAMIDITKRKQAEEALHRNQLELHLQQVQLEELTSKLLAAQEHERKRIARDLHDDVSQRLAALVLEVASLEQHPSTVSGGLARSLAPLREQLEQLSDDVHTLAYRLHPSLLEHAGLRPAVEDHVQQVSRRTGLPIHLKILDVPNAVPLDQATCLFRVMQESVQNVVKHAQATVVTVQLRGSSKGVALSVVDNGKGFDPQDLRTHQQGLGLSSMEERLRQLHGFFRIQSRPSHGTKVCAWVPCEVKVA
- a CDS encoding response regulator, with translation MNRPRILMADDHAIVLAGLRKLVEAEGEVVGMVEDGRALVEAAQQLRPDIVLLDISMPLLNGLDAARQISKLVPESKLIFLTMHATPTYATEAFKAGASGYLIKRSAAVELKQAIQAVMRGQHYMTPLITKDVLAATLQSSGGQPSKPLVTSLTQRQREVLQLVAEGKGTKAIASILNISVKTVEFHKFRIMSELDLHSTAELVKYAIAEGLVSVSS
- a CDS encoding MlaA family lipoprotein, translating into MKTTAMRRPVCFRRSQFGIILTVLLIALSGCVTQKGSTSSLSPTIGQNAQLILVADADPKTVPSEAPGHDASSEEPLDPFSKPGDEAGDEYDPWEPLNSKVFEFNWQLDRWVLKPVAKGYNFVVPNIVQVGIGNIFYNSRATPRFLNNMFQGKFKGAGIEVGRFLINTTVGIGGFFDVAQHYFKLTTPEEDTGQTLGFYGVPPGPYLMIPILGPYTARDLLGYAGDIALNPIYWLILPTMHNIDSIPTVVSIDERAATYGISIGARATEVVNERSLNLEKFQGVEESTLDLYAAVRNAYLQKRAKAVRE
- a CDS encoding adenine nucleotide alpha hydrolase family protein, with amino-acid sequence MGYARRASVEDGSPSSKKALQFMTKQFTAEPDAKPLLILLVHMMPSSRYAMAKEAGEQWLAQEAAKLEKVGYRVRQFPVWGRPLRRL